In the genome of Balneola sp., one region contains:
- a CDS encoding methionine--tRNA ligase: MAEKKRILVTSALPYANGPLHLGHIAGAYLTADLYVRFKRLVGDDIVFICGSDEHGVPITIAAEKEGISPQDIVDRYHEANKKVFEEFGISFDYYGRTSSKVHHQTSQEIFSHLHEKGFFKKKTEQQLYDPKSDMFLPDRYVKGTCPNCGFEEAYGDQCENCGTSLSPTELKNPISALSGEVPELKETEHWYMPLGDIQPKFEKWLDTRENWKSNVMGQVKSWLADGLADRAATRDLSWGVPVPLKEADGKVLYVWFDAPIGYISATKEWAEQEGKPEAWKDYWQNQDCELYHFIGKDNIVFHCIMFPIVLMEHGDYVLPKNVPANEFLNLEGKKLSTSRGWAVWVHEYMEDFSPDLLRYALGTTLPESKDSDFSWKDFQARVNNELAAILGNFVNRSLTFTSKYAENNVPELVSPTETDQKALAAILEQKEKVTSAYEAFRFKEAILESMNLARIGNKYFTETEPWKTRNDNPQACANTLYVSLQICTALSILMEPVLPTAMKKLRDQLGFKGEASWDSISGEMLSSGTTIEVGEVLFTKVEDVEIDAQVKKLEDRAAANDPNPKFPVLKENIEFGDFMKLDLRAGRILKAAPIKKSDKLLQLEVDLGLEKRTIVSGIAKHVDLDNLVGQTVCVVANLAPKKLMGVESQGMILMAEDSEGNLKFAETEAEPGSTIT; encoded by the coding sequence ATGGCAGAGAAGAAAAGAATTTTAGTTACATCAGCACTTCCTTACGCGAACGGGCCTTTACACCTTGGACATATTGCAGGGGCTTATTTAACCGCTGACTTATATGTGCGCTTTAAGCGCCTGGTTGGCGATGATATCGTGTTTATTTGCGGCTCTGATGAACATGGAGTACCTATCACCATTGCTGCAGAAAAAGAGGGCATCTCGCCCCAGGATATTGTTGACAGATACCATGAAGCTAATAAGAAGGTATTTGAAGAATTTGGGATCTCCTTCGATTACTATGGTCGAACCAGTTCGAAAGTGCATCATCAAACTTCTCAGGAGATCTTTTCACATTTACATGAGAAGGGGTTTTTCAAGAAGAAAACTGAGCAACAACTTTATGATCCTAAATCGGATATGTTTCTCCCCGATCGCTATGTAAAAGGAACGTGCCCGAATTGCGGATTTGAAGAAGCTTATGGAGACCAGTGCGAGAATTGTGGGACTTCCCTATCTCCTACTGAATTAAAGAACCCGATAAGTGCGCTTAGCGGAGAAGTACCTGAACTGAAAGAAACTGAACATTGGTATATGCCTCTTGGTGATATCCAGCCTAAGTTCGAAAAATGGCTGGATACTCGAGAGAACTGGAAGTCTAATGTTATGGGGCAGGTAAAAAGCTGGCTAGCCGATGGATTAGCTGACCGTGCCGCTACCAGAGATTTGAGTTGGGGAGTTCCGGTTCCACTTAAAGAAGCAGATGGCAAGGTGCTTTATGTGTGGTTTGATGCTCCTATTGGCTATATATCAGCTACAAAGGAATGGGCTGAACAAGAAGGAAAACCGGAAGCATGGAAAGACTACTGGCAAAACCAGGATTGTGAGCTCTACCATTTTATCGGTAAAGATAACATTGTGTTCCACTGCATCATGTTTCCTATCGTACTCATGGAACATGGAGACTACGTACTTCCAAAAAATGTACCTGCCAATGAGTTCTTAAACCTGGAAGGGAAAAAACTCTCTACTTCTCGTGGATGGGCAGTTTGGGTGCATGAGTATATGGAAGATTTTAGCCCTGATTTATTAAGATATGCACTTGGCACTACCCTGCCAGAGAGCAAAGATTCCGATTTTTCGTGGAAAGATTTTCAGGCAAGAGTAAATAATGAGCTGGCAGCCATTTTGGGGAACTTCGTAAATCGGTCTCTTACTTTTACTTCGAAATATGCCGAAAACAACGTGCCAGAATTAGTCTCTCCTACCGAAACGGATCAAAAAGCTCTAGCTGCAATCTTAGAACAAAAGGAGAAGGTTACTTCTGCCTATGAGGCATTCCGATTTAAAGAGGCCATCTTAGAAAGCATGAACTTGGCAAGGATTGGTAATAAGTACTTTACAGAAACAGAACCCTGGAAAACCAGGAACGATAATCCACAGGCATGTGCTAACACTCTGTATGTAAGTCTTCAAATTTGTACCGCATTATCAATTTTAATGGAACCAGTTCTTCCTACCGCAATGAAAAAACTTAGAGATCAACTTGGTTTTAAGGGTGAGGCATCATGGGATTCTATATCTGGTGAGATGTTATCTTCTGGTACAACTATTGAAGTAGGTGAAGTACTATTCACTAAAGTAGAAGACGTTGAAATTGATGCTCAAGTAAAGAAACTGGAAGATAGAGCTGCTGCTAATGACCCTAATCCCAAATTTCCCGTATTAAAGGAGAACATTGAATTTGGCGACTTTATGAAGCTTGATCTAAGAGCCGGCAGAATTCTTAAGGCTGCACCAATTAAAAAGTCAGATAAGCTATTACAGCTAGAGGTTGATCTAGGCCTGGAGAAAAGAACTATAGTTTCTGGTATTGCCAAACATGTTGATTTGGATAATCTGGTAGGCCAAACAGTTTGTGTAGTAGCTAATCTTGCTCCCAAAAAACTCATGGGAGTTGAAAGTCAGGGCATGATTTTAATGGCAGAAGACAGTGAAGGTAATCTCAAGTTTGCGGAAACTGAAGCTGAACCTGGAAGCACTATAACCTGA
- a CDS encoding pullulanase translates to MSLASPSLLTKEIAFSELLPGYTILDEGIAFKVFAPLADEVSIEFFNHYEQTSGEKHQMNKDETGFWNYFHPEFSIINKWYGYHLLSNQSSPYFERTDQTIADPWSKLVTSRNHYLGFSKTKIIPEQHFDWEGDNYISPEDPRDLIIYETHIKDLVAHPSAKTYAQGIYNDFREANVGGIAHLKRIGVNAVEFLPLQKFAYFEPPFNQQIEGGITNSWNAFSKNYWGYMTSFFFSPETIYASDGTLEEKEVIGRYENAITELKELVKALHKEGISVIMDVVYNHASQYDLNPLRYTAKNHYFRIDEAGNYLNDSWTGNDINTANPQTRQLIIESVKYWMKEFHIDGFRFDLAGIIDWETIDLIKKEAEQINPNVLLIAEPWGGEYKPAGFSEHGWIAWNDRIRNGIKGYDPLHHRGILFGDWNHGNSRFAVENFIRGTLVNGEQGLFQHSGHSLNYLESHDGYTLGDFIRIALNPENATRVYHKKAAATRLTDQELEVSKLAALMLFTSQGITMMHAGQEWARAKVISDTSGKEKNTGLLDRDSYNKDNETNWLNFNEINLNSELFEYYLGLIEFRKLAPALRKALPEEVIFKVYEDPLHFTFSVSGESTDDPFDYFISLNTNPHKKHRIKLPKGNWQLIVNSKKVDLATPKSIHDAYVVPAASGCVLRKLRVNNA, encoded by the coding sequence ATGTCATTAGCCTCTCCTTCATTGCTTACTAAAGAAATAGCTTTTAGTGAATTGCTTCCGGGTTATACAATTCTAGATGAGGGAATTGCATTCAAGGTTTTTGCACCACTGGCTGATGAGGTAAGTATAGAGTTTTTTAACCACTATGAGCAAACCTCAGGTGAAAAGCACCAAATGAATAAGGATGAAACTGGATTTTGGAACTATTTCCATCCAGAGTTCTCAATCATTAACAAGTGGTATGGATATCACCTCCTCTCTAATCAAAGTTCTCCCTATTTCGAAAGAACAGATCAAACCATTGCTGATCCATGGAGTAAACTTGTTACATCCCGGAACCATTATCTGGGATTCTCCAAAACAAAGATAATCCCGGAGCAACACTTTGACTGGGAAGGTGATAATTATATATCTCCTGAGGATCCACGAGACCTCATTATTTACGAAACCCACATAAAAGACCTTGTAGCACATCCATCAGCTAAAACCTATGCTCAGGGCATTTATAATGATTTCCGTGAAGCTAATGTAGGCGGAATTGCACATTTAAAACGAATAGGAGTAAATGCGGTAGAGTTTTTACCACTTCAGAAGTTTGCATACTTCGAACCCCCTTTTAATCAACAGATTGAAGGAGGAATCACCAACTCCTGGAACGCATTCTCAAAAAACTATTGGGGGTATATGACCTCCTTCTTCTTCTCTCCTGAAACGATCTATGCTTCTGATGGCACCTTAGAAGAAAAGGAAGTAATCGGGCGCTATGAAAATGCCATTACTGAGTTGAAAGAGTTAGTTAAAGCTCTTCACAAAGAAGGCATCTCCGTTATAATGGACGTTGTTTATAATCATGCTTCACAATACGACTTAAACCCACTTAGATATACCGCTAAGAATCACTACTTCAGAATTGATGAAGCAGGAAATTACTTAAATGACAGCTGGACGGGGAATGATATAAATACTGCTAATCCCCAAACCCGACAACTCATAATTGAATCTGTTAAGTATTGGATGAAGGAATTCCATATTGATGGCTTCCGATTCGACCTAGCTGGAATTATCGATTGGGAAACCATCGACTTAATCAAAAAAGAAGCAGAACAGATAAACCCAAATGTACTTCTAATTGCAGAACCTTGGGGTGGTGAATATAAGCCCGCTGGCTTTTCTGAACATGGTTGGATAGCATGGAACGACCGAATTAGAAATGGAATAAAAGGATACGATCCGCTTCATCATCGGGGAATTCTTTTTGGGGATTGGAACCATGGTAATTCTCGTTTCGCCGTAGAAAATTTTATCCGTGGTACCCTGGTAAATGGAGAACAAGGTCTGTTTCAACATTCCGGACATTCGCTAAACTATCTTGAAAGCCATGATGGCTACACACTCGGAGATTTTATCCGGATTGCACTTAATCCTGAGAATGCAACCAGGGTGTACCATAAGAAGGCAGCTGCTACACGTTTAACTGATCAGGAATTAGAAGTATCCAAACTAGCGGCTCTTATGCTTTTCACAAGCCAGGGAATTACTATGATGCACGCAGGACAGGAATGGGCGCGTGCAAAAGTAATCTCAGATACTTCAGGAAAAGAAAAGAATACAGGTCTTCTTGATCGTGATAGCTACAACAAAGACAACGAAACGAACTGGCTTAATTTCAACGAAATAAATCTTAATAGCGAACTGTTTGAATACTACCTGGGCTTGATAGAGTTTAGAAAACTCGCTCCAGCCTTAAGAAAAGCATTACCCGAAGAAGTCATTTTCAAGGTGTATGAAGACCCTTTACATTTCACTTTTTCAGTATCTGGTGAATCCACGGATGATCCATTTGATTACTTTATTTCATTGAATACCAATCCTCACAAAAAGCATAGAATTAAGCTTCCGAAAGGTAATTGGCAGCTAATTGTCAATTCAAAAAAAGTTGATTTAGCCACCCCAAAAAGCATACACGATGCATATGTTGTTCCTGCTGCATCGGGTTGTGTACTAAGAAAGTTGCGTGTGAACAACGCTTAA
- a CDS encoding sodium-dependent transporter encodes MAAPSSTERGSWNSKLGFILAAAGSAVGLGNIWGFPYEVGEGGGAAFVVIYLFFCFVLCYPVMVTEIAIGRKTQKNPVGAFNALGFKKWNIAGKLGILSGVLILSFYNVIAGWAFGYIFEMIAGNFGIADQFGSYITQVFKVGAYGLMFMVATSFIVSRGVSGGIERVAKMLMPTLVLMIAGLAIYSLTLPNAMAGLKFYLVPDFSKLTPSVIYNAMGQAFFSLSLGMGALITYGSYVKKSENIVSSAALITLADVGIALLAGLMIFPLIGFMSDGTMEGAGRGPALIFVTLPQIFGSIGGTLGIITGTGFFVLLCFAALTSTVSLLEVPVSYVVDEMKVKRTKAVWLVALLIFIIGIPSLVGNGYSEFFSSAFTTYKAGGTDTDFLSFVAALANDTFLPLGGCLIAFFAAHVWKKHNLDEELAQGAPNYKGSFVQKFLNFAIGYFAPIVLAVVFILTVLFKFFGVQIL; translated from the coding sequence TTGGCAGCACCATCATCTACAGAACGCGGATCCTGGAATTCGAAACTAGGATTTATTTTAGCAGCAGCGGGTTCTGCCGTTGGACTAGGTAACATCTGGGGGTTTCCTTACGAAGTTGGCGAAGGCGGAGGGGCTGCTTTCGTTGTTATTTATCTATTCTTTTGTTTTGTGCTATGCTACCCTGTTATGGTTACAGAGATAGCTATAGGTCGAAAAACACAGAAAAATCCTGTAGGAGCATTTAACGCTTTAGGGTTTAAAAAATGGAATATCGCTGGTAAGCTGGGCATTCTCAGTGGAGTATTAATCCTCTCCTTCTATAATGTAATCGCTGGCTGGGCTTTCGGATACATCTTTGAGATGATCGCAGGGAATTTTGGAATTGCCGATCAATTTGGGTCATATATCACACAAGTATTTAAAGTCGGAGCTTACGGCCTCATGTTTATGGTAGCCACTTCTTTTATTGTTTCCAGGGGTGTATCAGGAGGTATTGAACGTGTCGCAAAAATGCTGATGCCTACATTGGTTTTAATGATTGCTGGCCTGGCGATTTATTCGCTTACTCTTCCAAATGCAATGGCCGGGTTAAAGTTTTACCTCGTTCCTGACTTCAGTAAGCTCACTCCTTCCGTTATCTATAATGCTATGGGGCAGGCATTCTTTTCTCTTTCGCTAGGTATGGGAGCGTTAATTACCTATGGTAGCTATGTAAAAAAATCAGAGAATATTGTGAGTTCAGCAGCACTTATTACTCTTGCTGATGTTGGAATTGCTCTCCTGGCAGGTTTGATGATCTTCCCTCTTATTGGTTTTATGAGTGACGGAACCATGGAAGGTGCTGGCCGTGGCCCTGCCCTTATTTTCGTTACTCTTCCTCAGATTTTTGGAAGTATTGGAGGAACCCTTGGTATCATCACAGGAACCGGATTTTTTGTTCTTCTTTGTTTCGCTGCTCTTACCTCTACTGTTTCGCTACTCGAAGTACCCGTCTCATATGTTGTGGATGAAATGAAAGTAAAACGAACTAAAGCAGTTTGGTTGGTAGCTCTACTTATTTTCATCATTGGTATTCCTTCACTTGTTGGAAATGGATATTCGGAATTTTTCAGCTCGGCATTCACTACTTACAAAGCCGGAGGAACTGATACCGATTTCCTCTCCTTTGTGGCTGCATTAGCCAACGATACTTTCCTACCTCTTGGAGGCTGTTTGATTGCATTCTTTGCTGCACATGTATGGAAAAAGCATAATCTGGATGAAGAACTCGCTCAGGGTGCACCCAATTACAAAGGATCTTTTGTTCAAAAATTCCTCAACTTCGCCATTGGATATTTTGCTCCAATTGTATTGGCGGTAGTATTTATACTTACTGTATTGTTCAAATTTTTCGGAGTACAGATTCTATAA
- the efp gene encoding elongation factor P — protein MAKVSTSDFRNGLVLNMDGELYSITEFQHVKPGKGPAFVRTKLKGIVNGKNIDKTWRSGENTEAVRVENRSYQYLYNDGTMYYFMNNETYEQIPIAPNQVERKDFLIEGQTCSVLFNADDEQVLFAEPPDHLILTVAQTDPGVKGDTAQGGSKPATLDSGAVVNVPLFISEGEKIKVDTRIGTYIERAK, from the coding sequence ATGGCAAAAGTTTCTACATCAGATTTCAGAAATGGTCTGGTTCTGAATATGGACGGTGAATTATATTCAATTACTGAATTTCAACATGTTAAGCCGGGTAAAGGTCCCGCTTTCGTTCGTACCAAGTTAAAAGGCATTGTAAACGGAAAGAATATCGATAAAACCTGGCGATCAGGAGAAAATACAGAAGCTGTTCGGGTCGAGAACAGAAGCTATCAGTATCTATATAATGATGGTACTATGTATTATTTCATGAATAATGAAACCTATGAACAAATCCCTATCGCTCCAAATCAGGTAGAACGAAAAGACTTTTTAATAGAAGGACAAACCTGTAGCGTGCTATTTAATGCAGATGACGAACAGGTACTATTTGCTGAACCGCCTGATCACCTTATCCTTACTGTAGCGCAAACCGATCCGGGCGTAAAAGGTGATACTGCACAGGGAGGCTCAAAGCCAGCTACTCTTGACTCAGGTGCAGTTGTAAATGTCCCTTTATTTATATCAGAAGGTGAAAAAATTAAAGTAGATACCCGAATAGGAACCTACATTGAACGAGCTAAATAA
- a CDS encoding acetyl-CoA carboxylase biotin carboxyl carrier protein, which translates to MDLKQIKKILDLIAESEVDEVSIEEGDFKIKVKKKGAVEHVTYTQAAPAQIAAPATPAAPAQQAPATESSPAPAPAASGETVKSPIVGTYYQSPSPDADPFIQVGDKVAKGQTLCIIEAMKIMNEIEAEFGGTIKEILVSDATPVEFDQPLFIIEKN; encoded by the coding sequence ATGGACTTAAAACAGATTAAAAAAATTCTGGACTTAATTGCTGAAAGTGAAGTAGATGAGGTTTCCATCGAAGAAGGCGATTTTAAGATTAAAGTGAAAAAGAAAGGTGCGGTTGAACATGTTACTTACACTCAAGCTGCGCCTGCTCAAATAGCCGCTCCTGCTACTCCAGCAGCACCAGCTCAACAAGCTCCTGCTACTGAATCTAGTCCGGCACCGGCACCAGCAGCTTCAGGAGAAACAGTAAAGTCACCTATCGTAGGTACCTACTATCAATCTCCTTCTCCTGATGCAGACCCATTTATTCAAGTTGGTGATAAAGTGGCTAAAGGTCAGACACTGTGTATCATTGAAGCGATGAAGATTATGAATGAAATTGAAGCAGAGTTTGGTGGTACCATTAAAGAGATTTTGGTATCCGACGCTACTCCGGTGGAATTTGATCAACCATTATTTATCATCGAAAAAAACTAA
- the accC gene encoding acetyl-CoA carboxylase biotin carboxylase subunit — protein sequence MFNKILIANRGEIALRIIRTCKELGIKTVAVYSTADADSLHVKFADEAVCIGPPAGKESYLKIPSILAAAEITNAEAIHPGYGFLAENAEFSRICGEHDIKFIGPSPHAINSMGDKAVAKATMIKNKVPVVPGSDGTVDSYEDAEKVCAEIGFPVIIKASAGGGGRGMRVVMEASELKKNYEMCRSEAETAFNNPEVYIERFVLNPHHVEIQILADQHGNAIHLGERDCSLQRRHQKILEEAPSPLVTLELRERMGLAAVNAAKSVNYEGAGTVEFLVDDNLNFYFMEMNTRIQVEHPVTEEITGYDLIEEQIRVALGESIADYKVELEGHSIECRINAEDPAHGFRPSAGEITVFHPPGGHGVRLDTHAYSGYRIPPFYDSMIAKLIVTAPTRELAIKKMKRALEEFIIEGVKTTIPYHIQLMDDPNFNSGSVTTKYLETSFNFKPEEN from the coding sequence ATGTTTAACAAGATCCTGATTGCCAACAGAGGTGAAATCGCCTTACGTATTATTCGAACATGCAAAGAGCTGGGTATAAAAACCGTTGCAGTTTATTCTACAGCCGATGCAGATAGTTTGCACGTAAAATTTGCTGACGAAGCGGTATGTATTGGCCCTCCTGCTGGTAAAGAGAGTTATCTCAAAATACCAAGTATTCTTGCAGCTGCTGAAATCACTAATGCCGAAGCTATCCATCCTGGCTACGGTTTTCTAGCTGAAAATGCAGAGTTTTCCCGCATTTGTGGAGAGCACGATATTAAATTTATCGGGCCATCACCTCATGCCATTAATTCAATGGGAGACAAAGCTGTAGCAAAAGCTACCATGATCAAAAATAAGGTTCCTGTTGTTCCCGGAAGCGATGGTACCGTAGATAGCTATGAGGATGCTGAAAAAGTATGTGCTGAAATTGGTTTCCCAGTGATCATCAAAGCCTCTGCAGGTGGTGGTGGCCGGGGTATGCGTGTAGTTATGGAAGCCTCTGAATTAAAAAAGAACTACGAAATGTGTCGTAGTGAAGCAGAGACGGCTTTCAATAACCCCGAAGTATATATCGAACGATTTGTATTGAATCCTCATCACGTTGAGATTCAAATTCTGGCTGATCAACATGGCAATGCCATTCATCTTGGTGAAAGGGATTGCTCATTGCAGAGACGTCACCAAAAGATTCTGGAAGAAGCTCCTTCCCCACTTGTTACCCTTGAACTAAGAGAAAGAATGGGGCTTGCAGCTGTTAACGCAGCTAAATCAGTGAATTATGAAGGTGCTGGTACTGTAGAATTTCTTGTAGATGACAACTTGAACTTCTATTTCATGGAGATGAATACCCGAATTCAGGTCGAGCATCCGGTTACTGAAGAAATTACAGGCTACGATCTAATCGAAGAGCAAATCCGAGTAGCTCTTGGCGAAAGCATCGCTGATTATAAAGTTGAATTAGAAGGACATTCTATTGAATGTAGAATCAATGCCGAAGACCCTGCGCATGGATTCCGTCCTTCTGCTGGTGAAATTACTGTATTCCATCCTCCAGGTGGACATGGAGTACGATTAGATACTCATGCTTATTCAGGATACCGTATCCCTCCTTTCTATGATTCAATGATCGCGAAATTGATTGTTACTGCTCCTACCAGAGAGTTGGCCATCAAAAAGATGAAGCGCGCACTTGAGGAATTCATTATAGAAGGCGTTAAAACAACTATCCCTTATCATATCCAGTTAATGGATGACCCAAATTTTAATAGCGGATCGGTAACCACTAAGTATTTAGAAACATCATTCAATTTTAAACCAGAGGAAAACTAA
- the gcvH gene encoding glycine cleavage system protein GcvH, translating into MSTPSDLKYTKEHEWVKDNGDGTATIGITDFAQGELGDIVFVELEEAGFEFSQDDTFGTVEAVKTVSDLYAPVDGEVLELNEALEDNPEIVNDDPYGDGWMIKIKVTDPSQLEGLLSADEYQEITA; encoded by the coding sequence ATGAGCACACCATCTGATCTTAAATACACTAAAGAACACGAATGGGTAAAAGATAATGGTGACGGAACAGCAACAATAGGTATCACTGATTTCGCACAAGGTGAATTGGGAGATATCGTTTTCGTCGAGCTTGAAGAAGCTGGTTTTGAATTCTCTCAGGACGACACTTTCGGCACAGTAGAAGCTGTTAAAACTGTTTCTGATTTATATGCTCCGGTTGATGGTGAAGTATTGGAATTGAATGAAGCTTTGGAAGACAACCCAGAAATTGTAAACGATGATCCATATGGTGATGGATGGATGATCAAAATAAAAGTGACAGATCCTTCCCAACTTGAAGGACTACTTTCTGCTGACGAATACCAAGAAATAACTGCCTAA
- a CDS encoding glutamine-hydrolyzing GMP synthase codes for MSRHSEWILILDYGSQFTQLIARRLREFNIYCEIHPFNVDLEQVLTPKPKGVVLSGGPMSVNDEGAPHLQREILDWNVPILGVCYGLQLLAHTEIPGSVDKADKREFGRAHLQIDDHSDLFKDVPNDSVVWMSHGDHIHEMPSSYEIIGHTANAKVAAVRHLKNHIYGVQFHPEVAHSDYGKQILKNFALDICGLSGDWTAASFIDEQIEAIREKVGNDKVLCALSGGVDSTVVATLIHKAIGDQLQCVFVDNGLLRKDEFEEVLHLYTRDLHLPVKGVDASDLFLKRLDGVSDPEKKRKIIGNTFIDVFEEEIGENSGFKYLAQGTLYPDVIESVSFKGPSATIKSHHNVGGLPEHMKLDLIEPVRELFKDEVRVVGRELGIPDHFISRHPFPGPGLGIRVLGELNKEKLDLLREADKIFIEELKAKNLYNETWQALVVLLPVQSVGVMGDERTYEFTVALRAVTSLDGMTADWAHLPYDFLAHVSNRIINEIKGINRVVYDISSKPPATIEWE; via the coding sequence ATGAGTCGACATAGCGAATGGATTTTAATCCTTGATTACGGTTCCCAATTTACCCAACTCATCGCTCGCCGGCTCCGTGAGTTTAATATTTACTGTGAAATTCACCCCTTCAATGTAGACTTAGAGCAAGTTTTAACTCCTAAACCCAAAGGAGTTGTCTTATCGGGAGGCCCAATGAGTGTGAACGATGAAGGCGCTCCTCATCTCCAAAGAGAAATTCTTGACTGGAATGTACCAATCCTTGGTGTTTGCTATGGTCTTCAACTTCTGGCACATACTGAAATTCCGGGCAGCGTAGATAAGGCTGACAAACGAGAATTTGGTAGAGCTCACCTTCAGATAGATGATCATTCTGACTTATTTAAAGATGTTCCGAATGATTCTGTGGTTTGGATGAGCCATGGAGATCATATTCATGAAATGCCTTCTTCATATGAAATCATCGGGCATACAGCGAATGCAAAGGTTGCCGCTGTGAGACATCTCAAAAACCATATATATGGGGTTCAATTTCATCCTGAAGTAGCTCATTCTGATTACGGAAAGCAGATCCTCAAAAACTTTGCCCTTGATATTTGTGGACTTAGTGGAGACTGGACAGCTGCGTCCTTTATTGATGAACAGATTGAAGCAATCCGGGAAAAAGTAGGTAACGACAAGGTATTATGTGCACTTTCCGGTGGCGTTGATTCAACCGTTGTCGCTACGCTAATTCACAAAGCTATCGGAGATCAGCTTCAATGTGTTTTTGTAGATAATGGTCTTCTTAGAAAGGATGAATTCGAAGAAGTGCTTCATCTTTATACCAGAGATTTACACTTACCTGTTAAGGGTGTGGATGCTTCCGATCTGTTTTTGAAGCGATTAGATGGTGTGTCTGATCCGGAGAAGAAAAGGAAAATCATTGGAAATACATTCATTGATGTCTTTGAGGAAGAAATCGGAGAAAATTCAGGCTTCAAATACCTTGCTCAGGGAACACTTTATCCGGATGTGATTGAGAGTGTTTCATTCAAAGGCCCTTCAGCCACCATCAAATCGCACCATAACGTGGGCGGGCTTCCTGAGCACATGAAGCTGGATTTAATAGAACCTGTACGCGAGTTATTCAAAGACGAAGTAAGGGTTGTAGGAAGAGAGCTTGGAATCCCTGATCACTTTATCAGCCGACACCCTTTCCCTGGTCCCGGACTAGGGATAAGAGTTCTTGGAGAATTAAATAAAGAAAAACTTGATCTGCTTCGGGAAGCTGACAAGATTTTTATCGAAGAACTCAAGGCAAAGAATTTATACAACGAAACCTGGCAAGCTTTGGTAGTGTTGCTACCCGTGCAAAGCGTGGGAGTTATGGGCGATGAACGAACTTATGAATTTACCGTAGCGTTACGAGCTGTAACAAGCCTTGATGGAATGACTGCGGATTGGGCACATCTGCCTTACGACTTCCTTGCCCATGTTTCGAATCGAATCATAAATGAAATTAAGGGTATTAACCGGGTAGTTTACGATATCAGCTCCAAACCTCCCGCCACCATTGAATGGGAATAG